The Methanomassiliicoccales archaeon genome includes a region encoding these proteins:
- a CDS encoding CPBP family glutamic-type intramembrane protease gives MSAVKNKALNWKLYLVFALIIVADLLLFVSIKLNDSVIYVFALGSLLIALIFSTALAAYSLKIEIIQTGKFLSILAAFTFVSVSLPSSGDAYIDILVLSIVFFLALLLSNVSFVDCLPYKRYWIAVAIVIGIGFGIVSFSVLHGTIARIVRTDLLLPLLPIAIFFGYMEEVFFRSGLQKNMEPTSSRTQSIVIPALLDTGLSALWGLIEFCLVVFIFAIILGWLYSKFHCVVLNGISRSLECGLIIGLAMIL, from the coding sequence ATGTCGGCAGTCAAGAATAAAGCCTTGAATTGGAAGCTATACCTGGTTTTTGCATTGATTATTGTAGCAGACCTTTTATTATTTGTATCAATTAAATTAAATGACAGTGTAATTTATGTCTTTGCACTCGGATCTCTGCTAATCGCTTTGATTTTTTCGACAGCTCTGGCAGCATACTCGCTCAAAATCGAAATAATACAAACTGGAAAATTCTTATCGATACTTGCTGCATTTACTTTTGTCTCCGTCTCCTTGCCCTCATCTGGGGATGCGTATATCGATATTCTTGTCCTTTCAATTGTGTTCTTTTTAGCGCTGCTATTGTCCAATGTTTCATTTGTTGATTGCTTGCCGTATAAACGCTATTGGATCGCTGTTGCAATCGTGATTGGCATCGGCTTTGGTATCGTCAGTTTTTCCGTGCTTCATGGAACAATAGCTCGAATTGTCCGAACGGATCTGCTTCTGCCATTGTTGCCGATAGCAATTTTTTTCGGTTATATGGAGGAAGTATTTTTCAGAAGTGGGTTGCAAAAAAACATGGAACCGACTAGTTCGAGGACACAATCAATCGTCATTCCCGCTTTGCTAGACACCGGGCTAAGCGCTCTGTGGGGCTTGATTGAGTTTTGCCTTGTCGTTTTTATCTTCGCAATCATTTTGGGGTGGCTCTATTCGAAGTTTCATTGTGTCGTCCTCAATGGCATTTCTAGATCATTGGAATGTGGCCTCATTATCGGCCTTGCGATGATCCTTTGA
- a CDS encoding DUF1616 domain-containing protein, whose protein sequence is MPTITIAAPGKPYDLLIACSTVVVACGLSAVVPGHPINWLLATFSIFFFPGYVITAIIFPRNDLPISRAFSSSSKGMKMRISFLERFAISVVISLIVLSLIGTALAMSNLLDWRTVTTEILLLTFACSAIAYHVRSKIPPDEQLKLVIEVSLPRMKFTKGEKVILIFIILAFATALAVAIIGPGYSPYEGRDAIMELKGVEGDLNELPSSVRVGDVSALIVAITNKMNTEMSYNLTIGIGDLSSITSYDKIDWNNATTLQSGIAYCDEFVLSADQCQKNTFTFSIDTPGEYKIIFRLMYGEKVQELWLWVTVTE, encoded by the coding sequence GTGCCAACTATCACGATTGCAGCGCCAGGTAAGCCGTATGATCTCCTCATCGCATGTTCTACCGTTGTTGTAGCATGTGGTCTTTCAGCGGTCGTACCAGGTCACCCTATCAATTGGCTTTTGGCGACGTTCTCAATCTTCTTTTTCCCAGGGTATGTAATCACGGCTATAATCTTCCCTCGCAACGATTTGCCAATTTCACGTGCTTTTTCTTCAAGTTCCAAAGGAATGAAGATGCGCATATCTTTCCTTGAGAGATTTGCAATCAGTGTTGTTATCAGTCTGATAGTTCTTTCTCTCATCGGCACTGCGCTCGCAATGTCTAATTTACTAGATTGGCGAACCGTCACCACGGAAATCCTTCTATTAACATTTGCTTGTTCAGCTATAGCCTATCATGTACGATCAAAGATACCACCTGATGAACAATTGAAACTTGTCATCGAAGTCAGTCTTCCACGCATGAAGTTCACAAAGGGGGAAAAGGTTATTCTGATTTTCATTATTCTAGCGTTTGCAACGGCACTTGCAGTGGCTATAATCGGACCTGGCTACAGCCCGTATGAAGGTCGAGATGCGATTATGGAACTCAAAGGTGTAGAAGGCGATCTTAATGAATTGCCAAGTTCAGTTAGAGTTGGGGACGTGTCAGCTCTCATAGTCGCAATAACCAACAAGATGAACACCGAAATGAGCTATAATTTAACAATTGGAATCGGTGATCTGTCTTCTATCACATCTTACGATAAAATCGATTGGAATAACGCAACAACCTTGCAATCTGGTATTGCCTATTGCGATGAATTCGTTTTGTCCGCTGATCAGTGCCAGAAAAATACCTTTACATTTTCGATCGATACACCCGGAGAATACAAGATTATTTTTCGTCTGATGTATGGGGAAAAGGTTCAGGAGTTATGGCTATGGGTTACAGTAACAGAATGA
- a CDS encoding glycosyltransferase family 4 protein — protein MQHFNSKRKRIAFVPAVSLPVTTNERVPKMFLALSKYYDIYPISPSKLNHLVYDQKYNKFLRYFFFTIDEFLLFLGTIKAIRTNGIDLVFAENSYFALASALAAKISGKPSVWDNHGNVKLYSEAMGKSRVFSTANILMEKYLHKVVSKIFVVSKTDFDEYARMGFSMDKFHIIPICADTEIMDRNAKSKEMVREILGIPRDTVIVLFFGTLSYEPNMEAVNFIIEVLSKRVEKEFPSVVFCIAGGGAKPERLPENVKHLGFVPFDPGLCLWLHASDICIAPLWRGVGVLTKVVDMLSAGKPTILTEVATVGMPELKHELNCLVARDKSSFLNEFMRLLTDDALRERIGSEGRRLIDEKYSWEVVGKRVHNIIDSLIAKSRQ, from the coding sequence TTGCAGCACTTCAACTCCAAGAGGAAGAGAATCGCATTCGTTCCAGCTGTTTCCCTGCCCGTGACCACAAACGAGCGTGTTCCAAAAATGTTCCTTGCACTTTCCAAATATTATGATATTTATCCCATTTCTCCTAGTAAATTAAATCATCTGGTCTACGATCAAAAATACAATAAATTCCTGAGGTATTTTTTCTTCACAATTGACGAGTTTCTGCTTTTTCTCGGGACTATCAAAGCAATCAGAACGAATGGCATCGACCTCGTTTTCGCTGAGAACTCATACTTTGCATTGGCATCAGCGCTTGCTGCTAAAATTAGTGGAAAGCCTTCCGTATGGGACAACCATGGGAACGTAAAATTGTACTCTGAGGCGATGGGGAAATCAAGAGTCTTTTCAACGGCGAACATTTTAATGGAAAAGTATCTTCACAAAGTCGTTTCGAAAATTTTTGTGGTTTCAAAAACAGACTTTGACGAATATGCCCGAATGGGTTTTTCGATGGATAAGTTTCACATTATTCCGATCTGCGCCGATACAGAGATAATGGATAGAAATGCGAAGTCGAAAGAAATGGTGAGGGAGATTCTTGGCATTCCGCGCGATACAGTGATTGTCCTCTTTTTTGGAACTCTCAGCTATGAGCCGAACATGGAGGCGGTCAATTTTATTATCGAAGTGTTGTCAAAAAGAGTAGAAAAAGAATTTCCGTCAGTAGTTTTTTGCATCGCTGGGGGCGGGGCAAAACCTGAGAGACTGCCAGAAAATGTCAAACATCTTGGGTTCGTTCCCTTTGACCCAGGTCTTTGCCTATGGCTTCACGCTTCTGATATATGCATTGCCCCGCTTTGGCGCGGAGTCGGAGTTCTCACAAAGGTTGTAGACATGCTTTCAGCAGGAAAGCCGACAATTCTCACAGAAGTTGCAACGGTAGGAATGCCAGAGCTGAAGCACGAATTGAATTGCCTCGTCGCAAGAGACAAATCCTCGTTCCTGAACGAATTCATGAGGTTACTCACCGACGACGCACTTCGAGAGAGGATTGGTTCCGAAGGGCGCAGACTCATTGATGAAAAGTACTCATGGGAGGTAGTAGGAAAACGGGTGCACAATATCATAGATTCATTGATTGCGAAGTCCCGACAGTAG
- a CDS encoding glycosyltransferase family 4 protein, whose amino-acid sequence MKIGLVNLITKSSDVLSDPSLLFKANNLRPATDSGIQILEMGKRIASRGHEVDIFVADAFRPLEQVVFDENLRVHYLPTRLQSAIPAPFMPFTPSLATQIAREHYDVVQASDLFQIGTVLSWLGAKSIEARHFVWQEIDVFMRQPAGMVQSLFYKFSKRAMIDGISGLIPRSLSAKSHLIACGFPQDKLREIVHSGVDTTNFRPMDKYQCRKRLGIEDADFVLLSVSRLDWIKGIDKLIVAMVNVVRELPNSILIIQGVGPEEGKLRELIDSLNLKKNIRLITQPFRHNTMPLLYNVADLLLITSRIDLFPFVAIESISCGVPIASSFGRGIKTDIIDKGAGVMLSGDSARMGEELVTLVTDSNRIRKMASIGRNLAEREFDFEVSADRFLKIYKEA is encoded by the coding sequence ATGAAAATTGGACTTGTCAATCTGATAACAAAGAGTTCGGATGTGCTCTCCGATCCCAGTCTTCTATTCAAAGCCAATAACCTAAGACCTGCGACTGACTCTGGCATTCAGATTCTTGAAATGGGTAAGAGGATTGCTTCAAGGGGACACGAGGTTGACATCTTTGTCGCCGATGCATTTCGTCCGTTGGAGCAGGTTGTCTTTGATGAAAATTTGCGAGTTCACTATCTCCCTACGAGATTGCAATCAGCGATCCCAGCTCCTTTCATGCCCTTCACGCCTTCGCTTGCTACGCAAATAGCGAGAGAGCATTACGATGTCGTTCAAGCGTCAGATTTGTTCCAGATTGGGACAGTACTTTCATGGCTGGGAGCAAAATCCATTGAAGCTCGTCATTTTGTCTGGCAGGAGATCGATGTTTTCATGAGGCAACCAGCTGGGATGGTTCAATCCCTTTTTTATAAATTCAGCAAGAGGGCGATGATTGATGGGATCTCCGGTTTAATTCCTCGCTCCCTTTCTGCAAAATCGCATCTTATTGCATGTGGGTTTCCGCAGGATAAATTGAGAGAGATTGTGCACTCTGGCGTAGATACGACGAATTTTAGACCTATGGACAAATACCAATGCAGGAAGAGACTTGGGATTGAGGATGCGGATTTCGTCCTGCTTTCGGTCTCGAGACTTGATTGGATTAAGGGGATTGACAAACTCATAGTGGCGATGGTTAATGTGGTGAGAGAACTCCCAAATTCCATTTTGATTATCCAAGGTGTTGGTCCTGAGGAAGGGAAGCTCCGCGAACTCATCGATTCATTGAATCTGAAGAAGAATATACGCTTGATCACTCAACCTTTTAGACACAATACGATGCCCCTTCTTTACAATGTCGCGGACCTTTTGCTGATTACAAGCAGAATCGATCTTTTCCCGTTTGTCGCTATTGAATCGATCTCATGCGGAGTGCCGATCGCATCATCCTTTGGAAGAGGAATAAAGACAGACATTATCGATAAGGGTGCTGGCGTCATGTTGTCAGGCGATTCTGCAAGAATGGGAGAAGAACTCGTAACTCTCGTAACGGACAGTAACCGTATTAGAAAAATGGCGAGCATCGGGAGGAATCTTGCTGAACGTGAATTCGACTTTGAAGTCTCCGCCGACAGATTTTTAAAGATCTATAAGGAGGCCTGA
- a CDS encoding glycosyltransferase, whose amino-acid sequence MEKVVVIIPTLNEECRIGNVIDGLLEIRDQLTDLQLEIIVVDGGSTDKTTEIAKRKGARVFVQNGNGKGNGMRQIFALGNPQEVVIQALSLSSDVDSKLHTLLTLLGSRYIMMMDGDGTYLASDLIKVLEALRRGYDVVMGSRFLGRIEKNAMRRLNYLGNLMLSLIASIIYQKKTTDLCTGMWGFSTQALRQMDLDSTHFDLEAEMFAECSKRGFRIGEVPINYLPRAGNSKLIPTVAGFAIFKKLIQRRFASMGSKIAKTSETKKKAITVEVR is encoded by the coding sequence ATGGAGAAAGTTGTCGTTATTATCCCAACTCTCAATGAAGAGTGTCGCATAGGCAACGTCATTGATGGACTTTTGGAAATAAGAGATCAACTTACAGACTTGCAGCTTGAGATCATCGTCGTTGACGGCGGATCAACGGATAAGACCACCGAGATTGCGAAACGAAAGGGAGCGAGAGTTTTTGTCCAGAACGGCAACGGTAAAGGAAATGGAATGCGACAGATCTTTGCGTTAGGAAACCCTCAGGAGGTGGTCATACAAGCCCTTTCGTTGAGTTCCGATGTTGATTCAAAGCTTCACACACTTCTAACACTCCTTGGCTCACGATATATCATGATGATGGACGGTGATGGCACTTATCTTGCATCTGATCTTATAAAGGTCCTTGAAGCGCTTCGCAGAGGATATGATGTCGTAATGGGTTCAAGATTTCTCGGAAGAATTGAGAAGAATGCGATGAGGAGATTGAATTACCTAGGCAATCTCATGCTCAGTTTAATCGCATCGATTATTTATCAGAAAAAAACGACAGATCTCTGCACGGGCATGTGGGGTTTTAGCACACAGGCTCTCAGGCAAATGGATCTCGATTCGACCCATTTTGACCTAGAGGCAGAGATGTTCGCTGAATGCTCAAAAAGAGGATTTAGAATAGGGGAGGTTCCCATAAATTATCTACCCCGGGCGGGCAATTCGAAACTTATCCCTACCGTTGCTGGTTTTGCAATCTTCAAGAAACTCATTCAAAGACGATTTGCTAGCATGGGAAGCAAAATTGCCAAGACGTCTGAAACAAAGAAAAAAGCTATCACTGTGGAAGTGCGTTGA